The following proteins come from a genomic window of Sebastes fasciatus isolate fSebFas1 chromosome 6, fSebFas1.pri, whole genome shotgun sequence:
- the opn4xb gene encoding opsin 4xb translates to MWSTESMEPEKAHTQSSFFSKVDVPDHAHYIVALFVFVIGTLGITGNALVMFAFYSNKKLRNLPNYFIMNLAISDFLMAFTQSPIFFINCLYKEWVFGEMGCKLYAFCGALFGITSMITLLAISIDRYLVITKPLQSVHWGSKRRTSLAILMVWLYSLAWSLAPLIGWSSYIPEGLMTSCTWDYVTYTLANRSYTMMLCCFVFFIPLGIIFYCYLFMFLAVRTTGREVERLGTQVRKSTLIKQKSMRSEWKLAKIAFVVIVVYVLSWSPYACVTLISWAGHADILSPYSKAVPAIIAKASAIYNPFIYAIIHNKYRMTLAEKFPCLWFLSPTPRKECISSSISESSYRDSIISRQSTASRTHFITASPDTVLRDVRMEHLGRKSGESFRSMSSYRQSSRSRSYKKQLERKNTKTHSEEKHPSTMSESSNNCEHELVSSSLTVASLPLLVLTRRRSQSLTNEMSDAQEKKGSFSDHYKSDSFDSLNLGKIPSTDPRSPQGVPRIIVISPTSESSLIKHDSICLEDSIEAMENNVFVSLNFSSEVFEAVELLS, encoded by the exons ATGTGGTCCACTGAGAGCATGGAGCCGGAGAAAGCACACACCCAGAGCAGCTTCTTCAGCAAGGTGGATGTGCCTGACCATGCTCACTACATCGTCGCCTTGTTCGTCTTTGTCATCGGGACGCTGGGCATCACTGGCAACGCGCTGGTCATGTTCGCCTTCTATAG TAACAAGAAACTCCGTAACCTGCCTAACTACTTCATCATGAACCTGGCGATCAGTGACTTCCTCATGGCTTTCACACAATCCCCCATCTTCTTCATCAACTGTCTCTACAAGGAATGGGTGTTTGGAGAGATGG GCTGTAAGCTGTATGCGTTCTGTGGCGCCTTGTTTGGCATCACCTCCATGATCACCCTGCTGGCCATCTCTATCGACCGCTACCTGGTCATCACTAAGCCTCTGCAGTCCGTTCACTGGGGCTCCAAACGCAGAACCTCCCTGGCCATCCTCATGGTCTGGCTTTACTCTTTGGCCTGGAGTCTGgctcctctgattggctgga GCTCCTATATCCCAGAGGGCCTGATGACATCTTGTACATGGGATTATGTCACGTACACGTTGGCCAACAGGAGCTACACGATGATGCtgtgctgttttgttttcttcattCCACTGGGAATCATCTTCTACTGCTATCTCTTTATGTTTCTGGCTGTACGGACGACTGGAAG AGAGGTGGAGCGTCTGGGCACTCAGGTGAGGAAGTCCACCCTGATCAAGCAGAAGTCCATGAGGAGTGAGTGGAAGTTGGCAAAGATCGCCTTTGTCGTCATTGTGGTTTATGTCCTCTCCTGGTCACCATACGCCTGTGTCACACTGATTTCCTGGGCCGG TCATGCCGACATCCTGTCGCCGTACTCCAAGGCCGTCCCTGCAATCATAGCGAAAGCCTCTGCCATCTACAACCCTTTCATCTATGCTATCATACACAACAAGTACAG GATGACTCTGGCAGAGAAGTTTCCCTGCCTGTGGTTTCTGTCTCCCACTCCTCGGAAGGAATGCATCTCCTCATCCATCAGTGAGTCCTCCTACAGGGACTCCATCATCAGCAGACAGTCCACAGCATCAAGGACTCACTTTATTACAGCTTCCCCTGACACG GTATTAAGGGATGTACGGATGGAGCATTTGGGAAGGAAGTCAGGTGAGTCCTTCAGAAGCATGTCGTCGTACAGACAATCTTCCAGAAGCCGGTCCTATAAGAAACAATTAGAGCGGAAGAACACCAAGACCCACTCAGAGGAGAAg CACCCATCTACCATGAGTGAATCATCGAACAACTGTGAACATGAACTGGTTTCCAGCTCTCTCACCGTCGCCTCTCTCCCCCTACTGGTTCTTACCAGGAGGCGCAGCCAGAGTCTGACCAATGAGATGTCAGATGCACAGGAGAAGAAAGGCAGCTTCAGTGATCACTACAAGAGTGACTCTTTTGATTCCTTGAATTTAGGAAAAATCCCATCCACTGATCCCAGGTCACCTCAGGGTGTCCCACGCATCATCGTCATCAGTCCCACATCTGAGAGCAGCCTCATCAAACATGACAGCATCTGCTTAGAAGACAGTATTGAGGCGATGGAGAACAATGTTTTTGTCAGCCTAAACTTCTCATCAGAAGTCTTTGAGGCAGTGGAGCTACTCTCCTGA